The stretch of DNA CTTTATGTGGAAGGCTATTTCGTAACACTGCATGGCTTCTTCGTTGGACAAAACCCTTAACCAAGGAATGAAGTACGTATACACGTTCTTTCATAAGCTTCACATCGGCTGGGTTGCTGTCAACACACTGTCCGTTCTGGATGGGTCGTTCAAACATATTTCCAAATTCGGTTCTTGTACCGAGAAAATTCGGCCGGACGAAGTCAACCATACACCTGTTAAATGAGCAAGTTATTTTTGATACGCCAACAATTTTTGATATATATAACTCACCAATACTCGAGAAGGTTATTCTGTAAAGGGTACCCTGTTAGGACGACTCGACGACGTGTACGCACTTCTTTCAGCGCAACTGAAATAGAtgtcttcatattttttatacgATGACCTTCGTCGCAAATTATCAACTCCGGTCCGGGATTGACTAAGGCCTGGTAAATTtctgcgaaaaaaaaagaaaattgtgatgAAAACACGACTTAAGACTGTAATTTAATTATATACTTTCAAGCCgtcgtttctctttctcttcttcctccaaaTCAACAAATCCTGACactttcttcgtctttttcgAAACCTTCGACCGCTTCTTCTCTTTACTCTCTCGCTGAGTATAAAACAGTCGATAGAGTTCGTAACCGATAAGAAGGACACCGCCTTTATTGGTCCAGTCAGCTATCACCTGAATAACGAAACGATGTGAGTTAGAATCATATTTCTGAGGATAGctaatcatttttgaaaaccaaTAAGATTAgatgaaaattaaactttACCTTCGATCTCGAGTTGAGATCTTTAGTTGTGTCATTTAAAACGTGCAGGTGGAAACTGCGAGGTTGTACAGGAGGATCATCATCTGTTCTTTCAGGACTGAGCTCAGGCGGTAACCACGAGTTGAATTCAGAAACCCAATTTTGAATTGTGTTGATTGGAACAATGATCAACACAGTCCTCGCTTTGGTGTGACGTAAAAACACTTCTGAAAAGGCGCAGACCTGAAACGTTTTGCCTAAGCCCATTGAGTGAGCCAAGATACAGCCAAATCCCTCTGACGTGGAGTACTGTTCCAAGCTCTCCACGACATTGTCGTAAAGGAAACGAATACCACCAATCTGGTGGGCTTTGGCTGCTCGGGCAAGTTGGGGGGCTAGAAAAATGTCGACTTCATTGGAAGGGTGACCCACATTTATTAGAACTCGTCCTTCGTTATCTGGCTTGTTTAATTCATCTCTTGTATGAAGGCCAAAATTGTGGAcgtcactttcttcttcaactacTTCGGGTTTCTCGTCATCTCCTGAAagtccggaaaaaaaaactaattataatttcaaaatacttTTTGAATACCTGAAACACATACCTGAAAGTATGAccacatcatcatcgtcatcatctgGGACATATCGTTTAGAACAGGTAGGAGCTGAAGGGGCCGGTTTGGGAGGAAACTCTTCATCATCACTTGAAAGGCATatcacatcatcatcatagaTTTGTTTTTGCACATGCACTTCATGATTATCCTCCTACATAACCCATAAAGAAATTTGGATTTCCATATTAAGTaccaaaaaaagttgattatcATACCTTGGCAATATCAACAGTAGGAGGTTCTGAGGTTTGTTTGAAGGGCTGGTCATTTTCTAAGAATTCAAGTGGGATATCTGGTGAAAGTGTGCTATCTTCTAGTTCTTGTGCTAATGCTTGTAAATCCTCAACCAAAGTTGAAGCAGGAGCCtgatcatcttcttcatcaaaatGAGGGATGTAGCTGCATTCTGGaacctgctgttgttgctgctgctgctgctgttgttgttgttgttgatggatTCTTTGAACTCTCTCAAGTTCTCTCTGTTGGGCAGCTCTTGTCTCTGCCTCAAGCTCATCACCTTTCAGAATATCCCTGATGTTTTTCCTCATGTGGGATTTCAACttctcattttttggtttgatgtCTTTGGGCTTGGAGGCTGCCTcagaaacaacttttttcttctttttctttttttgagtgGTAGTTACATTTGGTTTTAGAGTTTCTTCAGAGGGTGGCAGGGTAGTAAGCGGAGCAGCATTGTCTTCCAGATCTGCCTCACAAATGTTCCTAAGCGAGTTCAGACATTCCAAGTTTTCATTGTCCTCATCTAACTTTTGCTTTTTGATAGCcactgtttcattttcttcaggATACTTATGTTTTTTTGACTCTTCAAACTTGTTATTGTCACTGAGAACATCCTGACTGTTTGTCAGATTCCATTCTTTGGGCTCTAGTTCCATTTTCCATTCATGTAGAATGTTCAATGAAAAGGCGGCGCACTAGTTTTCAAGTTCTGTAGGTCAAATTAGCGATTTCTCGTCAACAATTACATACTTCAGACCTTGAAGTTCACTTTAACTAAGTTGTTcgattaatgtttttttatcaccTTTTACACAATCTTTCAATGAAATATCACTCGTACAGGGCAGGCGAAATGTCGATATACGCCATTGTTGCTCAATTTTCCGTCTTATGATGCCATCTGGGGagttaataaagcatttcTTTGTAATAACGAGGCAAGCAGAAGCAAAAGTCCTCTTCAGTCTTCGCATCTTTCAGTTTGCTTacctatttttaaataaaaataaaataattgttcttTGCATTccaatttacttttttaatcgTTTACAATTGGTATCGAAAGCATCAAGGACTAAAAATGGCACGAAATGCTGAAAAAGCCATGTaagttttccattttcgttTCATGCAAATGCAAGGTGTTCCAAACACTgtcttgtgtgtatgtgtgtgcatTCAAATTTACTTGTGGTGTgtgatgaaaataaattatgtattTGTATGGAATTTTGCAGGACAACCTTGGCACGTTTTAGGGCTGCTCAACTGGGAACCTTAGGAGGGAAGGATCGTCGACCTTATTTGGCATCAGAGTGCAAAGACTTAAAAGAATGTGAAAGGTGGCGAAGAGAAATTTTAAGAGAAATTTCGAAGAAAGTCACACAAATTCAGAATGGTAACTTTTGTGTCATACATTTTACATAAAGTAAAACATTGACTaatattgaattcatttttcgcAGCTGGACTGGGTGAATACAGAATCAGGGATCTCAATGATGAGATTAACAAATTGCTTCGAGAAAAGTATCATTGggaagttcaaatttttaacttggGTGGGCCCAACTACCGGCGAATAGGCCCTCGCTATCTTGACCGCGAAGGTCGAGAAGTTCCAGGGAATCGTGGTTACCGGTACTTTGGAGCCGCTCGGGAATTGCCAGGTAAGAAAAGATCATTCCCGGGGAAATGCATTTATGTTTCATTCGTTTCATCCTCCTTTACAGGTGTCAGAGAATTGTTTGAGCAAGAACCAATGCCTGTGCCAAAAAAATCACGAGCTGAATTAATGAAAGATATTGATGCCGACTACTACGGATACCgtgacgatgatgatggcatCCTTATTCCGCTAGAACAAGAGGCTGAAAAAGAGGGtatgtattttaaatttatctgcATATTATAATTTACTAATTtaggaattattttatttgaagcGGTCGCAAAGGCAGTTGCAGAATGGCAAGCAAAGAAAGAAGCAGGTCTTTTGGAATTGGATAAAAACTACGCAAccgaagaaaatatttatacaaCTCGTAAACTTAAGGTATGTTTTTACTACTTTTTcccaaaacaaatgaaagaaattaatgaatgttctattttgaatgaaaaaggaCGATTCCGTTCTGGCTGACAGTGACGAGGAAATGGAAACTGAAGCACCAAGATTCGTAGCTCACGTAGCTGTTCCCTCTCAAAAGGAGGTAGAAGAGGCAATTTTGCGCcgaaagaaacaagaattaTTGGAGAAATATGTCAGTTCTGAACTGCTAATGGAGACGGAAGAGACATCAAAGACtgtgaatgaaatgaattcttAAAGCACGAAGTCTTCCTTCCGTCAACTTCTGATTAATACAACATAAATTTTGAAACCTATCAATCGTTAAATTTATTGTTGCGATTCAGATAAtagtcaacacacacacacagagagagaagggggggggggaactcACAAAGGGTTACGAAGGGGGGTCAGCGGGATCACGTATGTTGTCCAATTggggaggagaagaagaaccagCGCTCGAAGATCGTAACGACTCGGGTGATCGAGGTAGTTCTTGGTCTTCAGGTCGAGGCAGTTCGGGTGGAGGAGTTTCTCTTTGTCTCAGCTCAGGAGCAGCTTCCTGTGGAACAGGTGCGGGAAATAACAAAGGACGATCAACGATTCGTCGCAAACGAACCATGCCAGGGCCAACATCAATAATTTCAATGCGTTCGAGGCGAGAAGGTTCCGCAGCACCATCTCTTAAAGTCGGTACCGATGTTGGAGGGCGTTTGATATCttcttggaaaacaaaatcacaatCTATCCACCAATCTGATGGAACAAGCGAACTATCCACCGTCCATTCTGGAAAATCACATACGATCCGCAGTTGGGGAAAGTCGGTCTTGAGTCGGATAACACCAGGTTCTGTCACTCGGCTACCGCGGACATCGATCAATCGTAGATTAGGCATGTTCCTAGCAAGATGTCGCAAAGTCACGTCACGAACTTCGGTGTTGGTCAGCACCAGCACCTCCAAGTGAGGAACAAATTCTTCTGGAGTATTTAGTCCTCGATCTGTTACACGATCGGCTTCCTCACTATCTTGTCTCCTATAAATTAATGATAGAAAAACGTGATATTGCGTGTATAATATTCGAAATTTGGCACTAAACATACCTGTGCACTCTTCCGTCAATGTACAATCGCTTTAATTTCGGCTTGGATTTAAAAGCACGGACTTCAGCGTCAGATATAGCAGTCTCTCGCAAATCAAGGacttcaatattttcaaagcCAAACCTTGCCGATAGAAATATATAGGCCGCACATGTCCCTACTTTTGCACAGCCTCTCAATCGTAAGGTTTTTAATTTGGGACATTTGCTGATGGCCATCATTGAATGATCTTCAAACCATAAACATCCATTCAGGTTTAGGCTTTCCAGATGAGGTGTCTGAGTTGCCATGTTGAAGAAATAGGACTCTTTAACAGGAACATTAATAAGTTTGCAGTTTTCCATTGAAAGACTTTTCAGTGTTGAAGGAAAGCATTTGTAAGTTAGCACAGAAGCATTAACAAAGTGTTCTTCCAGTATCAGTGTTTCCAGATCTGTAGCTTGAGTCACTAGCTCAAATAGTGCAGGAGACAGGCACTCTGTATTTTCTGGTACCTTTCCCGATAGCAGTTTTACTGATCCTGTTGATGCTAGTACCTTTGTACCTCGGTGAAAGCACTTGACTGCATCTTCCAGTTCTGAATGAGTGAGGAATCTAGGACGAAGATCTGCCTCTTTCCACAATGTTCTATCTTTACTGATTTTCTCCAAACGAGCACACACCCTGTAAAGATAATTAGATAAGAGTGCATCACTTATCAGTCACTGTTCATATggtttttaattataattactGTGCGAGAGTGAGGATGTCTTCTAGTTTTAGATATGACATGATGTGAAGAAGAATATCGTCAGAAAGTCGCAAAAGATGAGGTTCGTAGTTGAGGGCCATGGCGGTAATATCTCTTTTCAGCTAGAAATAAAGCAAAGAATTCCGAGGTTTATAAGCGCTATAACTCTTAAACTAATGAAAGAGATTACCTAttccaacaagaaaacatgaaGTTACAAATAAGATTTCACGATGTCGGATTCGGAATCCCAGGCTATAAATAAGTCTTGTACGAAACTCTcttggtaaacaaaaaagggaaataaatggGTTACTCCAAAATACTTTTCTCTCGCGACTGTGCAGAAGTGTAGTAAACGTAATGACAACTGCCTCAGGCTATGCAGACGACAATGCACAAAGAAAGGTACTACTAAGCAGCAAAATTCTATTATTTTCCTGTtggttttttaacaaaaaacaaaaatgacaagactttggaaaatagaaaagaaaccaTATTATGTGTCCATAGCTCtgcaaaaacaaactaaaacactgaaatgaacttgaaattttcccaaaatataaagCATAGGGCATAAGCATAAGCATCTtgtatgtttttaaaaaccaacactAGAATGAATTTCTCCTGTTTTCACGCAACGcaacaatttgatttcgatCCAATGTTGTATTTTATacgatttaaaatattttacaaaatcaCATTCAAGGCTATTTTGCTCCTATATTTAGAATTAGCCGGCACTGGACGGACATTATTTGTTTCAGTCTTTTTTCAGAATCACATTTGTGTTAAGTGTTAACGGGCTTTAGCAGTTTAGTACAGCTGAGTCATTCGATAATCGACACCTCCCTTGTATGCGTGAAAGCGCTGAAAGAGTAGATGGGTTTGATCCATTTTTAGATGTTGAAAGGTTATGATCAAGCTTTTCCCTTCCGCGTAAACTCATTCCacaatattctttattttcttccaatcatttaaaattccaaattaGGATGGCAAGTCATGATCCATGATCGATTTCCATGTTAAAgaccaaataaagaaaattaaatgacgaaacttttgttttataagGTGATGTATTTTCCCACGAAAATGTTCGGtatttcattatatttacaagcattcgatttttttgggtattttttcaatttctatatAGATTCAACATTGTCTTTCTGTTTTCTCCCAAGTTCTAATATCGCGTTGAATTTTGTATGTTTGTATGTTTTAAGCTTATCATGATATTAATACTTTTCCCTGTGATCTTTTCACGTTCCATTCACCGCGTTTGCGTGTTTGTTGACTTGAGCATCGCggcaaaatttcatttttttctaatgttaATAATTTCCATCAAAACGCTCGTTCAACGTGTCATTCGTGGCGCGAAATTCGAAAACGGATCACCAAGTTTTCGATTGTTCTttagatgttgttgttgatgtagTAGTTGGTTGTTTGAACgaccaaaattaaaaagacaaaTCAAGGAGAAACTACACGTaatcgaaaaaattggaattcaaaaaacgagagaaaaattttCGACGGGTTGACTAGAGAAAGGAGAGcgcaaaaaagaggaaagaggAGATCGAGAGCgcgacaagaaaaacaatgacCAAAAAAGGTGgcattttttcgaaattatgAGAAGGGAAAATTGAATGATAAAAATACACGAAACTATGAATAACTACGGTAGACCAAACACTACTGGTCTcggttctttttgttttttaaaagagcgGGGAAAAAGAACCGAACAAGTGACGAAATGAGAAAAGGGAACCGAGCGGACGGCGAACCCCCAAAAGTAACTACGAAAATGATCCAATCGAGCCAAATTcgcaagaaaatttaaattgttccTGTCGCTCGCTTCAGAGAcgcaaaaaggaaagaaaacatgGAAAGCACtacttataataataataataataataagaataaaccTTTTCGTATTTCTACTCGCTACCATaggaattaaaagaaaactatttACCGCTACTCGACTCGATAAACAGGAGGTAAACGagtgaattgaaaaaagatgacaCGCAAAAATCGTCAAAgaagtaattttttcttgaaaaaaaaaacacatatgaaacttttctctctctttctctgtcgtCAACTTCAGTTAATAATAAGGAATGTATCGACTAAATATCCGCATCCTGACGTCCCTTCCGCGACGCACTCTGGCGATTAAGTAGACTTTTGCGAGTATTTCCGTTCTTTCGTGTACGTCCGGACGTACGTTCCGTGTCTGTGTAAAACGTATaatgtgtttgtgtttgaCGTGTACGAATGTGTTttcaaacaggaaaaaaaaaattatttaaatgaaaaataaaaaattgaacgaaatgaaataaatgaaagttcagaaaaaaaattggtgtaACTGAAAGTGATGAACCAAGTAAGGGgacatagaaaaaaaaaccaaatggggaaataaatgaatccAGATGAATATCCAAaactcagaaaaaaaaaagaaaaaataaatacacatAAATTCTCAGTTAGTAAGGGCAGGGTTTTCGTCTGAAAGTTAAGGAGTGAAAAAGGTAGTTGAATAGTTTGGAATTATTCCCAATAGTCAGTTGTTTGATTTTAAGCTTTTTTAAAGGTTTCAACTGACGAGGGAAGGAGACATCATTCCAGGTTGGGGGATAGGAAGAGCGTGATAGAAAAATGTACGAAAGATAAACAAAACTCAATTATTTTGCACCATTCGGAATTTTAAGAATGGTCGAGAACACGGCGTTGACGGAGGTGAAAACGATTTGCAtccactcttctttttcctcggaaaaaaataccaaaaagtcGGTAGActtttttctctgtccttCAACCAAGTGACTAGCAAtctcaaatttcattttcccttttttttttttacatttgatgaGATCCATTTCTTGCCTCACTGCGAAAACTTTATTCGCAAATTTTCTCGACTAAACCTCTCGCGTATATAATTCTTCTCGGTTTCTTTTGCTTCGTTTTCtcttccgtttttcttctactttttgcAATTCTTAAATAACGTCGCTTGAGCAGAGCTGACTAGCTTTGTAAACGATGATTTTTTGATGAGAGGAATTTTCAACCGATTATTGGTTTGTTTTTGGGGTGAGGTTTTACGAGGAGGTAAAGAAACGCGACCACAATCGGACGTGATTcttttgaggggggggggtggaaGGGGGTGTGTTCCATGACAatgatttctttcctttcgtttgttttagaaattccCGCAGACGAAGCAAGTGCGAGATGTCCGTGAAGGGAGGTCAGATGGGGGAGGGTCTTGTCTtctatttcagttatttgaatGGAGGGGGTTGTCAGCTACTAAAGCGAATCGGAGGGGAGGGGGTATGTGtatctgtgtgtgtacgtgtgttgGTGTGGGTGAAAGTGTAAGTGGCTGGCTCTGGCAATGGTAGTAGTGTGTGAAATCCGTTAGGCTTTGCTGGGACGACCAGTGGAGGATCCGGCGGTTTTGAAAGAGACTTGCAGGACGCGGTTACCGAGCGTGTAGCCATTGAGCGACTGGATAGCCACAAGTGCTTCATCGTAGTTGGTCATGGTGACGAACCCGAAGCCTTTGCACTTGTTCGTTTGCAAATCGCGAATCACTTTGACGCTCTGGACAGCACCGAAGGGGCCAAAGAGTTGCCACAGGACGCTCTCCTCCGTGTCGGGCGCCAAGttgtaaacaaaaatgcaCCAGCCTGTTCCTTCATCAAATTTGAAGTAAACATCTGTGAATTTCAAACGGGGTTTATTCACTGTGGAACTTTATATACCGTACCTGGAATGGCAGCAccagcggcggcagcggcagcagcggccgcAGCTCCAGGAAGCAACGGCGAAGCCAAAATATCACCGGCCAAAGGCGAAAACCTAAACGCCAAcgccgaaagagaaaagaaaaatggcaaacacgcaacaaagaaaaaaaaaaacacaaaattattattacacgtTGAACGTCAAATCAATAATTAACAAATTATGTTTTGTCATTTTGCAAAAATCtccaatttaaatttcaaaataaaggaACGATTTACGAGTTAAACGTTCAAGTTAGTTGTTATCTTGGACATTCAGAAAGAGAAAGCGCAAAAAGTGACAGTCGAACTAAAAAAATCGAGACCAGGACCAAccaaatgataataataagaataagaataataataacgagaaagagttttgaaaactaaaaattcgaaaaccgaaaaaaagttgaaatggtTTGCATGATGATATAGAGACTGACCTTTGAAGCCCCTTGTTGAGGGCCAACACAGCCTTGCCCGCACTTGAGTGTGTGTAACAATGGAGGAAGAAtatacaaatagaaaaaacagGTGGGTTCGGGAGCGGgaagaaatgtaaaaaaaaaaagaaacacattaaaaataagaaaaaatcaagagaaaacacaaaaatcagATTTGACAAGTCAAAATAGTAGAAACCCAACAAATCATACGCGCAACCAAATCAACTAGATTTTATTAGACGCGGAAAGCAACCACCACTCGACTTTTTGcgaaattgattatttttgttttagagaattattttgtgttttagttACAGTGTGGTTTTTCCTTGTCCGTGTCAGAAATGTCACACGCTGAAACGCACAGCTAGTGGGTCTCAAATAGTAGTACGTAGTAGCagtggtagtagtagcagtagtAAGACGCCCGCCATTGACGGTGGCCTGTCCCCCTTCAAACCTCTCCCACgaaatctaaatttgttttgttttttgttttttttactaccaAATTTCTTCCTAAACATTGAACATCCGCCAAGTGTTAATTTATAACCATTCCAGATTAATGAGAAAACAAGTGACCAtatcaaaaaagaattcaagtGCTTGTAAAAAGGATCAAGGgtcgtgttttcttttttgtttttatcttttcactAGATGAAAAGCTTTGGGTTGCGAGGGACagggaattttgaaaaaagaataagctaCCTGGAAGGAGTGCGAGCGCCTTCCGAAAGGTCGGTGATGCTCATTTCATTGACCCCAACACCGTCATTCACACCAGTGACGCCCATCGGTTGCCACGCTGCCCCGCCTCTGtcataaacataaaaataatccAAATCATACAATTGAATCTGAGTATCAGAAGAAAATCAACCaccaaatcaaaaacaaacaaaaattgtgaatacccaaaatttagaattttattcttttttgtaattcgttttttgtttgttttagttttacTTGTTGTATATAAATGGCGGGGCAGCCACGACCAACCGCCGACTTTTATCATTCTTAACGAGCGACTGTCATTGGAGAGTTTTGGCTCAGACTTACTGgcccgatttttttaaaataagcgTAACGGATGAAACAGAAGTTATGTGGAAGAGacggaagaaacaacaaaaaagaaacaggaaacataaaaaacaaaattcaaatgaaacaaaaaaagaagcagatagtagtagtagctagtaagagattgaaaaaaaaaggagggtttaaaagaaatttaggaTTTCAAATGTACCTGGCCAAAGGAGAAAGTGGGATGTAGCGAAGGCGTCCGGTAGGATGTATAGGTCCTCCGAAACGTCTCACGCCCAGCgccgcagcagccgccgccgccgctcctGATGaaaattctgtaaaaaaaaaacaaataaattccgTCATCAATCTGTCCCGTCTGTCGTTCCATATAACGTCAAGTAGAGGTGCAAGGATGTAGAGTTATATCGTTTACCAGGTAGATAGGCAGCCAGCGGAGCTAGGCCCTTGGTAGAATTGCTCGGGTTGTTGGCAAACTTGACAGTGATGGGCTCGGTGGCTCCTTGCGGCACGGTGCCATTCAACTTTTCGATGGCGCGTTCTGCCTCCCCTCGCGTGTCAAACCGAATGAACCCCACCCCTTTTGACAGACCGGCTGCTTACATGTGTTTAAAAATAGAAGCGCAGggcaaatgaaaaagagaatatcaaaataaatttcagtgaatcaaaataaagtcTCGTAGCTAAGGCAATAAActctaaaaaagaatatccaGTAAAAAGTAATAGTGAAATACCCGTGATGCTATCGCAGAGGATTCTAGACGTAATGATGCGTCCAAAAGGCGCAAATAGAGTCTCTAATTCGCTCTGGCACATCGTCTTGGGTATGCCGCTGACGTACAAGTTGGCTCCCTTAATGTTCTCACTGCTGGGACGGGCGAACGAAACCTAAATTGGCAATGAAATGGTTAATATTTTAACGTCAAAGTTAGGCAGTTGGACGAGGGaggagaaaaacgaaaatcaagGCATGATATGCATTTGCCATCCCAGTTGTGTCAACAAAGCTGGACGCTTCATATactaaaaagagaagaagcacAGTGACCATAATACACGGTCTAccgactttttttctcccttcattTCAGCCCAGTCTTGTAAAACTTTGGGCTCTATTTCGGGAAATCAAAACATTCGACGCTACATGAGAAGACCAGACAGAACCCGTGTTCGTAGATACAAACAGacggaagaaatgaaagagacccctttcttcgtcttcccgtatgcaaaataaataatcttcCTTCTAACAAAAAGCGGATCAAATTTTGTTATATATTCACCTTGATGGTTTTGTTCTGCAGACGCAATCCATTGAGAGTATTTATGGCTTTTTCGGCATCTTCAGCTCGGTGGTAATTGACGAATCCGTAACCCAAACTCTGCCCTGCTTTCAGATCGAAAGACACAAacggaaacagaaaaaaaaagagagaaatcggGTTGATTTTTACTGAATTCGGATAATTTAGgggttaaaataaaattccagaCAGTCGATAAATTATCTACCATCATTGATCTCAAAATCAAGACCTGTGATTTTGTCGCGGATGAGTTTGCAACTCTCGACTTCGCCAATGGAGGCGAACAAGGAACGAATCTCTTCTTGGGTCATCGTCTGTGGCAAGTAATTAACAATCAAGTTAGTCTTGCTCTCGTCATCTTTGGGTACAATGTGCTGCGATCCCTGtatgagaagaaaagaaacaagacacCAACGTCAATGTCGAACACGACAAGTCCAGGaaatggatttaaaaaagtagagtAGAAAAATGAGACAGACGAATCCTCTCACGTGGCTAACATTATTGACGGATGCAACGTGGTTGAGTCCATTGGCTGTCAGGACGCCGTGTTGAGGTAGACTTTCTAAACCGTTCATTCTGTCGCTGATGctttcggctgctgctgcgtaatctataaaagacaacaaaatacaaacaaataaatgttttgttcAGACAAAAGTTAATGATACGCCCACAGAAAAGTCGTAGAGCAATCGCTCCGAGGTGGAACGGGACTCATTAGCGTGACTAAAGTGTTTTAAAGACACGTGTCCTCTCATTAAAaatactcttttttaaaacggaaaaacaagaaagccAAAACTCGCATACCCCTAGTACGACAAAAGCACACAAACAGAAAACGGACTAGCCAGCCGAATTTTTGGGCGTCAGAGGAAAAAAGGAGCTAGAGACCTCGGCGGAGGAGCTATCGATCGGCGTCTGTACACCACAAGAGTAGCTGGTTGGTCGCAGGATTATGACGCCATCTGACGTGGAATGGGGATTCGCGTCCGGACACAatcaca from Daphnia pulex isolate KAP4 chromosome 4, ASM2113471v1 encodes:
- the LOC124192470 gene encoding ELAV-like protein 3 isoform X2; translation: MNGLESLPQHGVLTANGLNHVASVNNVSHGSQHIVPKDDESKTNLIVNYLPQTMTQEEIRSLFASIGEVESCKLIRDKITGLDFEINDAGQSLGYGFVNYHRAEDAEKAINTLNGLRLQNKTIKVSFARPSSENIKGANLYVSGIPKTMCQSELETLFAPFGRIITSRILCDSITAGLSKGVGFIRFDTRGEAERAIEKLNGTVPQGATEPITVKFANNPSNSTKGLAPLAAYLPEFSSGAAAAAAAALGVRRFGGPIHPTGRLRYIPLSPLARGGAAWQPMGVTGVNDGVGVNEMSITDLSEGARTPSSAGKAVLALNKGLQRFSPLAGDILASPLLPGAAAAAAAAAAGAAIPDVYFKFDEGTGWCIFVYNLAPDTEESVLWQLFGPFGAVQSVKVIRDLQTNKCKGFGFVTMTNYDEALVAIQSLNGYTLGNRVLQVSFKTAGSSTGRPSKA
- the LOC124192470 gene encoding ELAV-like protein 3 isoform X9 — its product is MNGLESLPQHGVLTANGLNHVASVNNVSHGSQHIVPKDDESKTNLIVNYLPQTMTQEEIRSLFASIGEVESCKLIRDKITGQSLGYGFVNYHRAEDAEKAINTLNGLRLQNKTIKVSFARPSSENIKGANLYVSGIPKTMCQSELETLFAPFGRIITSRILCDSITAAGLSKGVGFIRFDTRGEAERAIEKLNGTVPQGATEPITVKFANNPSNSTKGLAPLAAYLPEFSSGAAAAAAAALGVRRFGGPIHPTGRLRYIPLSPLARGGAAWQPMGVTGVNDGVGVNEMSITDLSEGARTPSSAGKAVLALNKGLQRFSPLAGDILASPLLPGAAAAAAAAAAGAAIPDVYFKFDEGTGWCIFVYNLAPDTEESVLWQLFGPFGAVQSVKVIRDLQTNKCKGFGFVTMTNYDEALVAIQSLNGYTLGNRVLQVSFKTAGSSTGRPSKA
- the LOC124192470 gene encoding ELAV-like protein 1 isoform X21, which produces MNGLESLPQHGVLTANGLNHVASVNNVSHGSQHIVPKDDESKTNLIVNYLPQTMTQEEIRSLFASIGEVESCKLIRDKITGLDFEINDAGQSLGYGFVNYHRAEDAEKAINTLNGLRLQNKTIKVSFARPSSENIKGANLYVSGIPKTMCQSELETLFAPFGRIITSRILCDSITAGLSKGVGFIRFDTRGEAERAIEKLNGTVPQGATEPITVKFANNPSNSTKGLAPLAAYLPEFSSGAAAAAAAALGVRRFGGPIHPTGRLRYIPLSPLARGGAAWQPMGVTGVNDGVGVNEMSITDLSEGARTPSRFSPLAGDILASPLLPGAAAAAAAAAAGAAIPDVYFKFDEGTGWCIFVYNLAPDTEESVLWQLFGPFGAVQSVKVIRDLQTNKCKGFGFVTMTNYDEALVAIQSLNGYTLGNRVLQVSFKTAGSSTGRPSKA
- the LOC124192470 gene encoding ELAV-like protein 1-B isoform X41, producing MNGLESLPQHGVLTANGLNHVASVNNVSHGSQHIVPKDDESKTNLIVNYLPQTMTQEEIRSLFASIGEVESCKLIRDKITAGQSLGYGFVNYHRAEDAEKAINTLNGLRLQNKTIKVSFARPSSENIKGANLYVSGIPKTMCQSELETLFAPFGRIITSRILCDSITAAGLSKGVGFIRFDTRGEAERAIEKLNGTVPQGATEPITVKFANNPSNSTKGLAPLAAYLPEFSSGAAAAAAAALGVRRFGGPIHPTGRLRYIPLSPLARGGAAWQPMGVTGVNDGVGVNEMSITDLSEGARTPSRFSPLAGDILASPLLPGAAAAAAAAAAGAAIPGTGWCIFVYNLAPDTEESVLWQLFGPFGAVQSVKVIRDLQTNKCKGFGFVTMTNYDEALVAIQSLNGYTLGNRVLQVSFKTAGSSTGRPSKA
- the LOC124192470 gene encoding ELAV-like protein 1 isoform X31: MNGLESLPQHGVLTANGLNHVASVNNVSHGSQHIVPKDDESKTNLIVNYLPQTMTQEEIRSLFASIGEVESCKLIRDKITGLDFEINDAGQSLGYGFVNYHRAEDAEKAINTLNGLRLQNKTIKVSFARPSSENIKGANLYVSGIPKTMCQSELETLFAPFGRIITSRILCDSITAAGLSKGVGFIRFDTRGEAERAIEKLNGTVPQGATEPITVKFANNPSNSTKGLAPLAAYLPEFSSGAAAAAAAALGVRRFGGPIHPTGRLRYIPLSPLARGGAAWQPMGVTGVNDGVGVNEMSITDLSEGARTPSRFSPLAGDILASPLLPGAAAAAAAAAAGAAIPGTGWCIFVYNLAPDTEESVLWQLFGPFGAVQSVKVIRDLQTNKCKGFGFVTMTNYDEALVAIQSLNGYTLGNRVLQVSFKTAGSSTGRPSKA